A region from the Bacteroidia bacterium genome encodes:
- a CDS encoding T9SS type A sorting domain-containing protein: MKNINLFMAWLTISLSATAVFGQQHSWILVGNSSKTDSEIKLVSSSATETEISFKLNAYELKKISTNNGDAIIVNAPQSARILKSGAPDLPCFATSVIIPDYDEMEIEIINSNYFEINNIDIAPSKGNLLRTVDPSSVPYTLGTEYQQNSFYPSEVSFLREPYIFRDFRGEAVVIQPFIYNPVTKVLRIYTSLSLKVKSTGVPGVNTFVRTKTLKSIDREFNNLYNSHFINYNSNSKYTPLNDMPGRILIISDPNFMAAMQPFVDWKILEGIPCEMVSLATAGGNSNTAIKNYVTNYYNTNGLTYLLLVGDAAQIPTFTSAGGGSDPSYGYIVGSDNYQEIFVGRFSAETITHVNTQVNRSVRYEKYPSLTPGKFNHCVGIGSNDPGTGHFGEYDWQHERNILNNLLTLNYTSQSELFDGDKGGLDAAGDVTPSQVTTEINNGTGIITYTGHGGDDVFVTSNFSNTDCANLTNITMWPFIWSVACVNGNFTAGTCLAEALLRATITDQPTGAVATLMSTINQSWEPPMYAQDEMVDILRESYTGNIKRTFGGLSVNGIFKMNDVSPDPTMTDTWTIFGDPSLMVRTADPMNMIVSHQPTAVVGSSSFQVDCNVEGAYIALTYNNQILGTGYATGGSATITINPSLSTVGQIINVCATAYNYVPYIGTFNVVNNNIPIDAQLSSIVQPNGTYACANISISPIVIIKNLGTDPLTSATVNYQIDGGTIISQQWTGNLSTFAGDTITFPAITITSGSHTIHSFTTNPNGSTDGYTANDELIRTYTANVASITSDFSANLTSSCQTPFAVQFTNTSTNATNYTWNFGDGNTSTDLNPLHNYTNSGQYSVSLIAHAGICGDFNQIKTNYIQIGATPPTVYDNIVCSGNNTSLSASGTGTINWYTSASGGIPVFTGTSMNVNNVTSDVTYYVENSVVSAPQYGGNLQSNINGSNYIQPIERYLIFDCFEPCTLISVEVNAATAGNRIIELRNSAGTVLQTTTVNIPVGISRITLNFNIPIGTDLRLVGPVTPNLYRNNAATNYPYLISNLISIKSTDAGSGVYYYFYNWEVKEPNCISALIPVTAHISQPQFYITTNDVSNYGNNDGSATVNIMSGNPPFTYLWSNAVTTQTTTGLSTGLYQVTVTDTIGCMATGEFNIWITNVNSLIQNSNIAVYPNPAINNLNIICDKYPISEIKVYDLLGNIVMIKKPNTKSIVMNIEEISSGIYNVELTITGQKINRKITITK; the protein is encoded by the coding sequence ATGAAAAATATAAATTTATTTATGGCGTGGCTGACAATCTCATTGTCAGCTACGGCTGTTTTTGGACAACAGCATTCCTGGATTTTAGTTGGAAATTCTTCAAAAACAGATTCAGAAATCAAACTTGTTTCATCTTCTGCTACTGAAACAGAGATAAGTTTTAAATTAAACGCTTACGAACTTAAAAAAATCTCAACAAACAATGGTGATGCCATTATTGTAAATGCACCGCAATCAGCAAGAATTTTAAAATCAGGTGCACCTGATTTACCTTGTTTTGCAACTTCTGTAATTATTCCCGATTATGATGAAATGGAAATTGAAATAATAAATTCCAATTATTTTGAAATTAATAATATTGACATTGCACCTTCTAAGGGTAATTTGTTAAGAACTGTTGATCCATCTTCAGTTCCATATACCTTAGGAACAGAATATCAACAGAATTCATTCTATCCATCCGAAGTTTCTTTTTTAAGAGAACCTTATATTTTCAGAGATTTCAGGGGTGAAGCAGTAGTAATTCAACCTTTTATTTATAATCCAGTAACAAAAGTCTTAAGAATATACACCAGCTTATCTTTAAAAGTAAAATCAACCGGAGTTCCGGGAGTAAATACTTTTGTAAGAACAAAAACTCTAAAAAGCATCGACAGAGAATTTAATAATTTATACAACTCACATTTTATTAATTATAATTCAAACTCTAAGTATACCCCTTTAAATGACATGCCGGGAAGAATACTAATTATTTCCGACCCTAATTTTATGGCTGCAATGCAACCATTTGTTGACTGGAAAATATTAGAAGGTATTCCTTGCGAAATGGTTAGTCTTGCAACAGCCGGAGGTAACTCAAATACAGCAATAAAGAATTATGTAACAAACTACTATAATACTAACGGATTAACATATCTGCTACTTGTAGGTGATGCTGCACAAATTCCTACTTTTACAAGTGCGGGTGGTGGCTCCGATCCTTCATATGGTTATATTGTAGGGTCAGATAATTATCAGGAAATTTTTGTAGGACGTTTCTCTGCCGAAACTATTACTCATGTTAATACTCAGGTTAACAGATCTGTAAGATATGAAAAATATCCAAGTTTAACACCTGGTAAATTTAATCATTGTGTGGGAATCGGCTCTAACGACCCCGGAACAGGTCATTTTGGAGAATATGACTGGCAGCACGAAAGGAATATACTTAACAATTTATTAACGTTAAACTATACTTCCCAATCAGAACTTTTTGATGGCGACAAAGGTGGATTAGACGCAGCTGGTGATGTTACCCCTTCTCAGGTAACTACTGAAATAAATAACGGAACAGGAATTATTACTTATACAGGACATGGTGGCGATGATGTATTTGTTACGAGTAATTTTTCAAATACCGACTGTGCAAATTTAACAAATATCACAATGTGGCCGTTTATTTGGTCGGTTGCATGTGTAAATGGAAATTTTACAGCAGGTACCTGCCTTGCAGAAGCACTATTAAGAGCAACAATAACAGATCAACCAACAGGTGCTGTTGCAACTTTAATGTCAACTATAAACCAGAGCTGGGAACCACCAATGTACGCACAGGACGAAATGGTTGACATATTAAGAGAAAGCTATACTGGTAATATTAAAAGAACTTTTGGAGGTCTATCAGTAAACGGTATTTTTAAAATGAATGATGTTTCTCCCGACCCTACCATGACTGACACATGGACAATTTTTGGTGACCCAAGTTTAATGGTAAGAACAGCCGACCCAATGAATATGATAGTTTCTCATCAACCAACTGCTGTAGTTGGCTCTTCAAGTTTTCAGGTTGATTGTAATGTTGAAGGAGCTTATATAGCATTAACTTATAACAATCAGATTCTTGGAACCGGATACGCAACAGGCGGTTCTGCAACAATAACAATTAACCCATCACTTTCAACTGTTGGGCAAATAATAAATGTTTGTGCTACTGCATATAATTATGTTCCTTACATTGGTACTTTTAACGTTGTTAATAACAACATACCTATTGATGCTCAACTTTCTTCAATAGTTCAACCAAACGGTACATATGCTTGTGCAAATATCTCAATTTCACCAATAGTTATTATTAAAAACTTAGGTACAGATCCTTTAACATCGGCAACTGTAAATTATCAGATAGATGGTGGAACTATTATTTCTCAACAATGGACAGGCAATCTTTCCACATTTGCAGGCGATACAATTACATTCCCGGCTATTACAATTACATCAGGAAGTCATACTATTCATTCTTTTACCACAAATCCAAATGGAAGTACTGACGGATATACAGCAAATGACGAACTAATCAGAACTTATACTGCTAATGTAGCATCAATAACATCTGATTTCTCGGCAAATCTAACTTCTTCATGCCAGACTCCGTTTGCTGTTCAATTTACAAATACCAGTACAAATGCAACAAATTACACATGGAACTTTGGAGATGGAAATACAAGTACAGACTTAAACCCATTACATAACTATACTAATTCCGGACAATATTCAGTATCGCTAATTGCCCATGCAGGTATTTGCGGTGATTTTAATCAAATTAAAACAAATTACATACAAATTGGTGCGACTCCTCCTACAGTATATGACAATATAGTTTGCTCGGGAAATAACACATCGTTAAGTGCATCCGGCACCGGTACTATAAACTGGTACACTAGTGCTAGTGGAGGAATACCTGTATTTACAGGCACCTCAATGAATGTAAATAATGTTACTTCAGACGTAACTTATTATGTTGAAAATTCAGTAGTTTCTGCTCCTCAATATGGTGGAAATTTGCAAAGTAATATTAATGGAAGTAATTATATTCAACCAATAGAGAGATATCTTATTTTTGACTGCTTTGAACCATGTACACTTATTTCAGTGGAAGTAAATGCAGCTACTGCAGGGAACAGAATAATCGAGCTTCGTAATTCGGCAGGAACAGTATTGCAAACTACTACTGTTAATATTCCTGTAGGAATATCAAGAATAACATTAAACTTTAATATTCCTATTGGAACTGATTTAAGACTTGTTGGACCCGTAACACCAAATTTATATAGAAATAACGCCGCAACAAATTATCCTTATTTAATTTCTAATTTAATCTCGATCAAATCTACAGATGCAGGTTCTGGTGTATACTACTATTTCTACAACTGGGAAGTAAAAGAACCTAACTGTATTTCTGCATTAATTCCTGTAACAGCTCACATAAGTCAACCTCAATTTTACATAACAACTAATGATGTTTCAAATTACGGCAATAATGATGGCTCGGCAACTGTAAACATAATGTCAGGTAATCCTCCTTTTACATATTTGTGGAGCAATGCAGTAACAACTCAAACTACAACAGGATTATCTACCGGATTATATCAGGTAACTGTAACCGATACTATAGGATGTATGGCTACCGGAGAATTTAATATATGGATAACCAATGTAAATTCATTAATTCAAAATAGTAATATTGCTGTATATCCTAACCCGGCTATAAATAATTTAAATATTATTTGCGACAAATATCCTATCTCAGAAATTAAAGTTTATGATTTATTAGGCAACAT
- a CDS encoding T9SS type A sorting domain-containing protein, with the protein MRKLIFTILTLVFFTTSIFAQKVHTISLVNSTNEFKVLKNEPLKFNFKASFTTLNTKEVLTKEGFFTQLNTDGYVNDGDNGTPSLPTLKKLIEVPYNATVKVNIISFDEEIIDLNDLGITYKVIPQQPSVRKDQDVEKLPFHYNQQIYLTNDFIENTIAEYQQVGIMRGINIGRIVIRPIQYNPSQNTLRVLKNIVVEVVFTNADLAKTESLRNKYYSPLFESSCKMLANYKTNTNKDAITTSPVKYLIISDRMFEAQLLPFIQWKTRKGFKVVTAYTDVIGTTTTAIKNYILAQYNGGSIADPAPSYILLVGDVAQVPAFTGSAIASASPTDLYYGEMDGGSDVIPDIYYGRFSAQNTSQLQPQIEKTLQYEEYTMPDPSFLQYSVLVAGVDGSMAPTYGNGQVNYAANNYNNASNGIISNTYLYGSGSPIISNSAAAAPAIHQNVSTGAGFVNYTAHCGSSGWSDPSFTTTDVAALTNMDKYCFMIGNCCQSNMFNVSECFGESILRATKKGAIGYIGASDYSYWNEDYYFSVGFKTVIANPVYDATKLGFYDKLFHTHGETEANWHVTGGQLMHAGNLAVTQGGTSVTYYWEEYHLMGDPSLMPYLGIPTTLSATYQSSVPMGVTSVAVATEPYAYVGLSLNNTWVDAKYTGASGNITLDLTTIAAPCTLDVVITKQNRQPHIGTIIIVPNSAPYVVYNAHLLHDSGVSVNGNVEYSENVNMDLTLRNVGSVNATGVNAVLSTTNTNINITDNTQTFGNINANATATQNNSFAFNVANVITDQQSAQFTVTASDGASNTWNTNFNVILNAPVMQATTVVVDDATGNNNGRLDPGESALIKILTLNNGHAVSPIANSTLTLNSGSVTIPTNNQNIGAIVASGNTMASFTVIVDAGATIGSTASFTYDVNAGGYTATKSFTLTIGLIVEDFETNTFTNYPWDLTHTGTVPWTIINSGNIYEGNYTARSGAIGNIATSELTMQITVTSADSLSFYKKVSSEQDYDWLKFYVDGVILGQWSGEDDWSRHAYMMTTGLHTISWIYSKDYSVENGLDAAWVDFVIFPPINMPLLQPETFNNLQYFNSYPNPFKSESIISFSLLKSENVYISLINTLGETVKVILPHQNMSQGNHQVQLSSEGLSSGIYFCKLKTSSENKTVKIVITK; encoded by the coding sequence ATGAGAAAATTAATTTTTACTATTCTTACGTTAGTATTTTTTACTACAAGTATTTTTGCTCAAAAAGTTCATACAATTTCATTAGTAAATTCAACAAATGAATTTAAAGTTTTAAAAAATGAACCCCTGAAATTTAATTTCAAAGCGTCATTTACAACTTTAAACACTAAAGAAGTTTTAACTAAGGAGGGCTTTTTTACTCAGTTAAATACAGACGGTTATGTTAACGATGGCGATAATGGCACACCATCATTACCAACCCTTAAAAAACTAATTGAAGTTCCTTACAATGCAACTGTTAAAGTAAATATTATAAGTTTTGACGAAGAGATAATAGATTTAAATGATTTGGGAATAACTTATAAAGTAATTCCACAACAACCATCTGTAAGAAAAGATCAGGATGTTGAAAAATTACCATTCCATTATAATCAGCAGATTTATTTAACAAATGATTTTATAGAAAATACAATTGCCGAATATCAGCAGGTTGGTATAATGCGCGGTATAAATATTGGGAGAATTGTTATAAGACCTATTCAATATAACCCTTCACAAAATACTCTAAGAGTTTTAAAAAATATTGTTGTTGAAGTAGTGTTTACAAATGCTGATTTAGCTAAAACTGAGAGCCTGAGAAATAAATACTACTCACCTTTATTTGAAAGTAGCTGCAAAATGTTAGCAAATTATAAAACCAATACAAATAAAGATGCAATTACAACATCACCTGTAAAATATTTAATTATTAGTGACAGAATGTTTGAAGCACAACTTTTACCTTTTATTCAATGGAAAACAAGAAAAGGCTTTAAAGTGGTTACAGCATATACTGATGTAATTGGAACAACAACAACGGCAATTAAAAATTATATTTTAGCTCAATATAATGGTGGATCAATTGCAGACCCAGCTCCTTCATACATTTTATTAGTTGGCGACGTTGCTCAGGTTCCTGCTTTTACCGGATCAGCAATTGCTTCAGCCAGCCCTACAGACTTGTATTACGGCGAAATGGATGGCGGTTCTGATGTAATTCCTGATATTTATTATGGTAGGTTTTCTGCACAAAACACTTCACAGCTTCAACCTCAGATTGAAAAAACTCTTCAATACGAAGAATATACAATGCCAGATCCAAGTTTTTTACAATATTCTGTATTAGTAGCAGGAGTTGATGGTTCAATGGCTCCAACTTATGGAAACGGACAAGTTAATTATGCTGCAAATAATTACAACAACGCTTCAAATGGTATTATTTCTAACACATATTTATACGGATCAGGCTCTCCTATAATTTCTAACAGTGCAGCTGCAGCTCCAGCCATCCATCAGAATGTAAGCACTGGTGCCGGGTTTGTTAACTACACTGCACATTGTGGATCATCCGGTTGGTCAGATCCTAGTTTTACCACTACAGATGTTGCTGCATTAACAAATATGGACAAATATTGTTTCATGATTGGAAACTGCTGTCAAAGCAATATGTTTAATGTTAGTGAATGTTTTGGAGAATCAATTCTACGTGCAACAAAAAAAGGAGCTATTGGATATATTGGCGCATCTGACTACTCGTACTGGAATGAAGATTACTATTTTTCTGTTGGTTTTAAAACTGTTATTGCAAATCCTGTTTACGATGCAACAAAATTAGGATTTTACGATAAACTTTTTCATACTCATGGTGAAACTGAAGCAAACTGGCATGTTACCGGAGGACAACTTATGCATGCAGGAAATTTAGCGGTAACCCAGGGCGGTACAAGTGTAACATACTACTGGGAAGAATATCATCTTATGGGCGACCCTTCACTTATGCCATATTTAGGAATTCCTACAACATTATCTGCAACTTATCAAAGTTCAGTTCCAATGGGCGTTACCTCTGTTGCAGTTGCAACTGAACCATATGCATATGTTGGGTTATCATTAAACAACACCTGGGTTGATGCAAAATACACAGGTGCATCAGGAAATATTACTCTTGACTTAACAACAATAGCTGCGCCATGTACATTGGACGTTGTTATCACAAAACAAAATCGTCAGCCTCATATAGGAACCATTATTATTGTACCTAATAGTGCCCCATATGTAGTTTATAATGCACATTTACTACATGACTCAGGAGTTTCTGTAAATGGAAATGTAGAATATTCGGAAAATGTAAATATGGATCTTACATTAAGAAATGTAGGAAGTGTTAATGCTACAGGAGTAAATGCTGTTTTATCAACAACAAACACAAATATCAATATTACTGATAACACACAGACATTTGGAAATATTAATGCTAATGCTACTGCAACACAAAATAATTCTTTTGCATTTAACGTTGCCAATGTTATCACCGATCAACAATCAGCCCAATTTACAGTTACGGCTTCTGATGGTGCATCTAATACATGGAACACTAACTTCAATGTAATATTAAATGCACCTGTTATGCAGGCTACAACAGTTGTGGTTGACGATGCTACCGGAAATAATAATGGCCGTTTAGATCCGGGAGAAAGTGCACTTATTAAAATTCTAACATTAAACAATGGTCATGCCGTTTCACCAATTGCAAACTCAACTTTAACACTTAACAGCGGATCTGTAACAATTCCTACAAACAATCAGAATATAGGTGCAATTGTAGCAAGCGGAAATACAATGGCTTCATTTACAGTTATTGTTGACGCAGGAGCAACAATTGGTTCAACTGCATCCTTTACATATGATGTGAATGCAGGAGGATACACTGCTACAAAATCATTTACATTAACAATTGGATTAATTGTTGAGGATTTTGAAACAAATACTTTCACTAATTACCCTTGGGACTTAACTCATACAGGTACAGTTCCATGGACAATAATTAATAGCGGTAATATATATGAAGGAAACTACACTGCTCGTTCCGGTGCTATTGGCAATATTGCAACATCTGAATTAACTATGCAAATTACAGTTACTTCTGCTGATAGCCTTTCATTTTACAAAAAAGTATCTAGTGAACAAGATTATGATTGGTTGAAATTTTATGTAGATGGTGTTATTTTAGGTCAGTGGAGCGGCGAGGATGATTGGAGTCGCCATGCATATATGATGACTACAGGATTACACACTATTAGTTGGATATATTCTAAAGATTATTCTGTTGAAAATGGTTTAGATGCAGCATGGGTAGATTTTGTTATATTCCCTCCCATTAATATGCCATTACTCCAACCAGAAACATTTAATAATTTGCAATATTTTAATTCATATCCTAATCCATTTAAATCTGAATCAATCATCTCATTCAGTTTATTAAAATCTGAAAACGTTTATATTAGTTTAATTAATACTTTAGGTGAAACTGTAAAAGTAATTTTACCTCATCAAAACATGTCACAAGGAAATCATCAAGTACAATTATCAAGTGAGGGCTTATCTTCCGGGATATATTTTTGTAAACTGAAAACAAGTTCTGAAAATAAAACTGTAAAAATTGTTATTACAAAATAA
- a CDS encoding S9 family peptidase yields the protein MKYYIILIASSIMLISGCNEKQNNLKYPLSKKVDTVDNYFGTKVPDPYRWLENDTAADVAEWVKAENKVTFDYLNQIPFREKMKERLTAVWNFPKQSAPFKKGDKFFCYKNNGLQNQSILYIMNSLTDSARVLLDPNTLSDDGTVSLASMDISPDGKLLAYAIARGGSDWNEIYFLNIETGKLLDDHLNWVKFSGIGWFNDGIYYSGYTPPAKGKELSQKNEYHKLYYHKLGTEQIADKIIIENKKEPLRNFYASVTDDQKYLIISEENAGSMGNALHVYDLLKPNSKIITIVPGFDSEFGVVDNIDSELYIRTNLNAKKYKLIKVNVNEPDINKAVEILPETNDVLSNVSFCGNTIIANYMKDAHSEIKIYEYSGKFLNNLNLPALGTVNSFNSGKKDAEAFYDFTSYNYPTTVFQYDYKTGVSKEFFKPAIDFDGSVYEVKQVFYESKDKTKISMFIVSKKGIKLDGNNPTLLYGYGGFNISLTPGFSTGRILWLENGGVYAVANLRGGGEYGEEWHLAGTKLKKQNVFDDFIAAAEYLIKENYTSPDYLAIQGGSNGGLLVGAVANQRPDLFKVALPAVGVMDMLRYHKFTIGWSWVTDYGNSDNKEEFEYIYKYSPIHNIKENVEYPAIMVTTADHDDRVVPAHSFKYIATLQEKYKGSNPVLIRIETSAGHGAGKPTSKQIDEAVDIYSFIFKNMGITPKY from the coding sequence ATGAAATATTATATCATTTTAATAGCCAGTAGTATTATGCTTATTTCGGGTTGTAATGAAAAACAGAATAATTTAAAATATCCATTATCAAAGAAGGTTGATACAGTTGATAATTATTTTGGTACTAAAGTTCCCGATCCTTATAGATGGCTTGAGAATGATACAGCTGCAGATGTAGCAGAATGGGTTAAAGCCGAAAATAAAGTGACTTTTGATTATCTGAACCAAATTCCTTTCCGCGAAAAAATGAAAGAAAGGTTAACTGCTGTTTGGAATTTCCCAAAGCAATCGGCTCCATTTAAAAAAGGGGATAAGTTTTTTTGTTACAAAAACAATGGATTGCAGAACCAGAGTATTCTTTATATAATGAATTCATTAACTGATAGTGCACGTGTACTGCTTGATCCAAATACACTGTCTGATGATGGTACTGTTTCACTCGCTTCAATGGATATTTCGCCTGATGGAAAACTTCTTGCATATGCAATTGCACGTGGCGGTTCTGATTGGAACGAAATTTATTTCTTAAATATTGAAACCGGAAAATTACTAGACGATCATTTAAATTGGGTAAAATTTTCAGGTATAGGTTGGTTTAATGATGGAATTTATTATAGCGGTTATACGCCGCCGGCAAAGGGTAAAGAACTTTCGCAGAAAAACGAATACCATAAATTATACTACCATAAGTTGGGAACTGAACAAATTGCAGATAAAATCATTATCGAAAACAAAAAAGAACCTTTAAGAAATTTTTATGCTTCTGTTACGGATGATCAGAAATATTTGATTATTAGTGAAGAAAATGCAGGTTCGATGGGAAATGCATTACATGTGTATGATTTGTTAAAACCAAATTCTAAAATAATAACAATCGTTCCCGGTTTTGATAGTGAGTTTGGAGTAGTGGATAATATTGATTCAGAATTGTATATCCGCACAAATCTTAATGCGAAAAAATATAAACTAATTAAAGTTAATGTTAACGAACCTGATATAAATAAAGCAGTTGAAATTCTTCCTGAAACAAATGATGTGCTTTCAAATGTGTCTTTCTGCGGAAATACAATAATTGCTAATTATATGAAAGATGCACATTCAGAAATTAAAATTTATGAATATTCTGGTAAGTTTTTAAATAACCTTAATTTGCCTGCTTTGGGAACTGTAAATTCTTTTAATTCAGGGAAAAAAGATGCTGAAGCTTTTTATGATTTTACTTCTTATAATTATCCTACAACAGTTTTTCAATATGATTATAAAACCGGAGTAAGTAAAGAGTTTTTTAAACCGGCTATTGATTTTGATGGAAGTGTTTATGAAGTAAAGCAGGTATTCTATGAAAGTAAAGACAAAACAAAAATTTCAATGTTTATTGTTTCTAAGAAAGGAATTAAACTTGATGGAAATAATCCAACCTTATTATATGGTTATGGTGGTTTTAATATTAGTTTAACACCTGGATTTAGCACAGGCAGAATTTTGTGGTTAGAAAATGGTGGAGTATATGCGGTAGCAAACCTTAGAGGTGGTGGAGAGTATGGAGAAGAATGGCATCTTGCAGGAACCAAACTTAAAAAACAAAATGTTTTTGACGATTTTATTGCTGCTGCTGAGTATTTAATTAAGGAGAATTATACTTCTCCTGATTATCTTGCTATACAAGGTGGTTCTAATGGAGGATTATTAGTTGGAGCTGTTGCTAATCAACGTCCTGATCTTTTTAAAGTAGCATTACCTGCGGTTGGAGTTATGGATATGCTACGTTATCATAAATTTACAATTGGGTGGAGTTGGGTTACAGATTATGGAAACAGTGATAATAAAGAAGAATTTGAATATATTTATAAATATTCTCCTATTCACAACATAAAAGAAAATGTTGAATATCCTGCAATAATGGTAACTACAGCGGATCATGACGACAGAGTTGTTCCTGCACATTCATTTAAATATATAGCAACACTTCAGGAAAAATACAAGGGCTCAAATCCGGTATTAATCAGAATTGAAACCAGTGCCGGTCATGGAGCAGGCAAGCCAACATCAAAACAAATTGATGAGGCTGTGGATATTTATTCTTTTATCTTTAAAAACATGGGAATAACTCCTAAGTATTAA
- a CDS encoding deoxynucleoside kinase: MSKLRFIVIEGNIGVGKTTLSKKIAADYNAKLILERFAENPFLPKFYENQERYAFPVELSFLADRYHQLKDELANPDLFQPITIADYYFMKSLIFSKQTLSDDEYNLYRQLFDIIHKSLPKPDLFVYLSMSTERLLYQINLRGREYEQSITAEYLEKIHGSYLEFIKHQSQLTTLIIDANNLNFVNNPEHYQKITKAIFNTEYEQGSTTIIH, encoded by the coding sequence ATGTCTAAATTAAGATTTATTGTTATTGAGGGTAATATAGGTGTAGGAAAAACAACCTTATCAAAAAAAATTGCTGCCGATTATAATGCTAAACTTATTTTGGAACGTTTTGCCGAAAACCCTTTTCTTCCTAAGTTTTATGAAAATCAAGAAAGGTATGCTTTTCCGGTTGAACTTTCTTTTCTGGCAGACAGATACCATCAGTTAAAAGATGAACTTGCTAATCCTGATTTATTTCAGCCAATTACAATTGCTGATTATTACTTTATGAAATCATTAATTTTCAGTAAGCAAACTTTGTCTGATGATGAATATAATCTTTATCGTCAGTTATTTGATATAATTCATAAATCGTTGCCTAAACCAGATCTTTTTGTCTATTTAAGTATGTCAACCGAAAGACTTCTATATCAAATAAATTTAAGGGGTCGGGAATATGAGCAAAGTATTACAGCTGAGTATCTTGAAAAAATTCATGGTAGCTATTTGGAATTTATAAAGCATCAATCGCAACTTACCACTTTAATAATTGATGCCAATAATTTAAATTTTGTGAACAATCCCGAACATTATCAAAAAATCACTAAAGCTATATTCAATACCGAATACGAGCAGGGATCAACAACAATAATTCATTAA